The Haladaptatus cibarius D43 genome window below encodes:
- a CDS encoding DoxX family protein, with protein MSTIETVILLVQGLLGLIMLAAGIAKLIGIDLVVADFDRYGYPEWFRFVTGCIEAFGGLGLLVGLVFAPILAVLGGLLIVATMAGAILTHLFRVDDPLWRFVGPSIYLTIGLLVTRFHLLSF; from the coding sequence ATGAGCACAATTGAAACGGTCATCCTCCTCGTGCAAGGGTTGCTCGGACTCATTATGCTGGCTGCGGGCATTGCGAAGCTAATCGGCATTGACCTCGTGGTAGCGGATTTCGACCGATACGGCTATCCAGAGTGGTTCCGATTCGTTACTGGTTGCATCGAGGCATTTGGTGGTCTCGGCTTGCTCGTCGGTCTCGTGTTCGCGCCGATTCTCGCTGTTCTCGGCGGACTGTTAATCGTCGCCACGATGGCCGGGGCCATCCTGACACATCTCTTCCGGGTTGACGATCCGCTCTGGAGATTTGTCGGGCCATCGATCTATCTCACCATCGGACTCCTCGTGACGAGATTCCACCTGCTGTCGTTTTAG
- the ddh gene encoding D-2-hydroxyacid dehydrogenase — protein sequence MQISHLGIHESVGAVFPPEQLREALSSIDPNVVVVGDDPDELAECDAVVTFAHRDGLLDSGLEWVHSIQAGYDRFPLSEFEDAGIILTNSTGIHGTSVGESVLGMMLSISRRLHVFSRQQADREWNRPDWDEPFTLQHEPVCVVGLGTLGQGIAKRADAIGMHVTGVRRSAESVPHVREVYANDDLHDAISEARFVALATPLTDATEGLMGAAEFEAMREDAYFINVARGKCADQNALISALESAEIAGAALDVFEEEPLPEESPLWEMDEVVVTPHVAAAEIDYYNHIAELVRENVQHIDADEEITNRVV from the coding sequence ATGCAGATTTCCCACCTCGGAATCCACGAATCGGTCGGTGCCGTCTTCCCACCCGAGCAGTTGCGCGAGGCGCTTTCGTCTATCGACCCGAACGTCGTGGTCGTCGGTGACGACCCGGACGAACTCGCGGAGTGTGACGCCGTGGTCACCTTCGCCCACCGGGACGGACTGCTCGATTCCGGACTGGAATGGGTGCATTCGATTCAGGCGGGGTACGACCGATTCCCGCTCTCCGAATTCGAAGACGCAGGTATCATTCTGACGAACAGCACGGGCATTCACGGCACCAGCGTCGGCGAATCCGTGCTCGGGATGATGCTCTCCATTTCCCGCCGACTCCACGTCTTTTCGCGCCAGCAGGCCGACCGCGAGTGGAATCGCCCCGATTGGGACGAACCGTTCACGCTCCAGCACGAACCGGTCTGTGTCGTCGGTCTCGGTACGCTAGGACAGGGAATCGCAAAACGGGCGGATGCAATTGGAATGCACGTCACGGGCGTCCGGCGCTCGGCCGAATCGGTGCCGCACGTCCGCGAGGTGTACGCGAACGACGACCTGCACGACGCGATTTCGGAGGCTCGGTTCGTCGCCTTGGCGACGCCCCTCACCGACGCGACGGAAGGGTTGATGGGTGCGGCGGAGTTCGAGGCGATGCGCGAGGACGCCTACTTCATCAACGTGGCTCGCGGAAAGTGCGCCGACCAGAACGCGCTGATTTCGGCGCTCGAAAGCGCCGAAATCGCGGGCGCGGCCTTAGACGTGTTCGAGGAGGAACCGCTTCCGGAGGAGTCTCCACTTTGGGAAATGGACGAGGTCGTCGTCACGCCGCACGTCGCGGCGGCGGAAATCGACTACTACAACCACATCGCGGAACTGGTTCGGGAAAACGTTCAGCACATCGATGCGGACGAGGAAATCACGAACCGGGTCGTGTAG
- a CDS encoding FAD-binding oxidoreductase codes for MATTATDETTIEQFREGIRGTLIRPDDAEYDDTRTIYNGMIDKHPGLIVQCANVGDVIVAVNFARENDFDTAIRSGGHSGPGLSLVDDGLVIDLSEMTGIRVDPDERTVRVEPGCTWGDVDYATHAFGLATVSGVISTTGVSGLTLGGGHGYLTRKYGLTIDNLLSADVVLADGRLVHASEDENPDLFWALRGGGGNFGVVVSFEYELHPVDTVTAGPLFWPIEELETTMRWYREWLPQAPEDVYAFYLVAEVPGDPFPPEIHGEKVCGLMWCCLGSEEQTEEMFQTARDVAEPLFEHVGEMPYPALQSMFDDLYPPGEQWYWKGDFVRELFDEAIEVHKRHAEMPTPKSTMHLYPIDGAAHDVGSDETAWNARDANWSMVIVGVDPDPENDGKIIKWARDYWHDLHPHTVGGSYINFMMEEGKDRIQATYGDNYERLREVKAEYDPDNFFHVNQNIEPAN; via the coding sequence ATGGCGACGACAGCAACAGACGAAACAACCATCGAACAGTTTCGGGAGGGGATTCGGGGGACGCTGATTCGGCCCGACGACGCGGAATACGACGACACGCGCACGATTTACAACGGGATGATAGACAAACATCCCGGACTCATCGTCCAGTGTGCCAACGTCGGTGACGTTATCGTGGCCGTGAACTTCGCCCGCGAGAACGACTTCGACACTGCGATACGGAGCGGCGGCCACAGTGGGCCTGGCCTGTCGTTGGTGGACGACGGATTGGTTATCGACCTGTCCGAGATGACAGGTATCCGTGTTGACCCCGACGAACGAACCGTGCGAGTCGAACCCGGTTGCACGTGGGGCGATGTGGATTACGCGACCCACGCCTTCGGATTGGCAACCGTTAGCGGGGTCATCTCCACGACCGGCGTCAGCGGCCTGACGCTCGGCGGCGGTCACGGCTATCTGACGCGAAAGTACGGCCTGACAATCGACAACCTGCTCAGCGCGGATGTCGTGCTGGCTGACGGCCGACTGGTGCATGCAAGCGAAGACGAAAATCCGGACTTGTTCTGGGCGCTCCGCGGCGGCGGCGGCAACTTCGGCGTGGTCGTCTCGTTCGAGTACGAACTGCATCCCGTGGACACAGTGACCGCCGGGCCGCTGTTCTGGCCCATCGAGGAACTCGAAACCACGATGCGCTGGTACCGAGAATGGCTCCCACAAGCGCCAGAAGACGTGTACGCCTTCTATCTGGTTGCGGAGGTTCCGGGTGACCCCTTCCCACCGGAGATTCACGGCGAGAAGGTTTGTGGCCTGATGTGGTGCTGTCTGGGTTCTGAAGAGCAAACAGAGGAGATGTTTCAAACGGCCCGCGACGTTGCGGAACCGCTGTTCGAACACGTCGGGGAGATGCCCTACCCGGCGCTTCAGAGCATGTTCGACGACCTCTACCCGCCGGGCGAACAGTGGTACTGGAAAGGCGATTTCGTGCGCGAACTCTTCGACGAAGCCATCGAGGTGCACAAACGCCACGCCGAGATGCCGACGCCGAAATCCACGATGCACCTTTATCCAATCGACGGGGCGGCTCACGACGTCGGTTCGGACGAAACCGCGTGGAACGCCCGCGACGCCAACTGGTCGATGGTCATCGTGGGCGTTGACCCCGACCCCGAAAACGACGGGAAAATAATCAAATGGGCGCGCGACTACTGGCACGACCTGCATCCGCACACGGTCGGTGGGTCGTATATCAACTTCATGATGGAAGAAGGCAAAGACCGGATTCAGGCCACCTACGGCGACAACTACGAGCGACTGCGGGAGGTCAAAGCCGAGTACGACCCGGACAACTTCTTCCACGTGAACCAGAACATCGAACCCGCGAACTGA
- a CDS encoding helix-turn-helix domain-containing protein, with protein MVRVHLKVNIGADGDNWLAGVSTDFSDAEFKILTSQPVDDGVLELIEVTTSDGDAIIRRFDDAPEVRSYEVLHSSDGTVMIQLVFPMPSTYEARRSMGILPRFPIIIRDGWASGEQTTSQEQLSELTTELAAAHIPYEILSLTHSYDSNGLLTERQREVITEAVERGYYDSPRGCTLVELAEILGVNQSAASGVLHRAEGRIVTEFIS; from the coding sequence ATGGTTCGTGTACATCTGAAGGTCAACATCGGGGCAGACGGCGACAACTGGCTGGCTGGTGTCTCGACCGACTTCTCGGACGCCGAGTTCAAGATTCTGACGAGCCAGCCCGTAGACGACGGCGTGCTCGAACTGATCGAAGTAACGACATCGGATGGTGACGCCATCATTCGCCGGTTCGACGACGCACCGGAGGTGCGCTCGTACGAAGTGCTCCATTCCAGCGACGGGACAGTAATGATCCAGTTGGTGTTTCCGATGCCGTCAACGTATGAGGCGAGACGTTCGATGGGCATTCTCCCACGATTTCCTATCATCATCCGAGATGGGTGGGCATCGGGTGAACAAACTACTTCACAGGAGCAGTTGTCGGAGTTGACTACCGAGTTAGCGGCGGCTCATATTCCGTACGAGATACTGTCGTTAACCCATTCATACGACTCGAACGGGCTTCTGACCGAGCGCCAGCGGGAGGTCATCACTGAAGCAGTTGAACGGGGCTATTACGACAGCCCTCGCGGCTGTACGTTAGTCGAACTTGCAGAAATATTGGGTGTCAATCAATCGGCGGCTAGTGGTGTCCTCCATCGAGCTGAAGGCCGGATTGTCACGGAATTCATCTCGTAG
- a CDS encoding DUF1611 domain-containing protein — protein sequence MNLREAFDAPAPAIILAEGAFGTMDGKTANGVVMHSELFDAKAVIDSTHAGEDASDVLGRNDVENVPIVASTEEAIERAPDAEALVIGVAPAGGALPDEWVADIEEAIRDGLDVVSGLHVFLSDQSSWQSLADEHGIQLFDVRKPPEEDDLRVGDGNVDDADAKVVLTVGTDCAVGKRTTTFELYRAAKRAGLNAGWVATGQTGIMVGAHRGVVIDRVPADFTAGVVEDLVSAVAEDQDIVFVEGQAALTHRAYSGVTLSLLHGAWPDAVVLVAEPDRERRTHFEQWPVAGIETEIDLVTELSDATVAGISTWTDPEKAEYPVPAANVYHENGPENLLSSVREVL from the coding sequence ATGAACCTTCGGGAGGCCTTCGACGCCCCTGCGCCCGCGATTATCCTCGCGGAAGGAGCCTTTGGAACCATGGACGGAAAGACGGCGAACGGGGTCGTCATGCACAGCGAACTGTTCGACGCGAAAGCGGTCATCGACTCGACGCACGCGGGAGAGGACGCGAGCGACGTTCTCGGGCGAAACGACGTCGAGAACGTTCCAATCGTCGCTTCAACAGAGGAGGCCATCGAACGCGCGCCGGACGCCGAAGCTCTCGTCATCGGCGTCGCACCCGCCGGGGGTGCACTGCCGGACGAATGGGTCGCGGACATCGAGGAAGCCATCCGCGACGGACTAGATGTCGTCTCCGGCCTGCACGTCTTTCTTTCCGACCAGTCCTCGTGGCAGTCGCTCGCGGACGAACACGGAATCCAACTCTTCGACGTGCGGAAACCGCCCGAGGAAGACGACCTGCGAGTCGGAGATGGAAACGTGGATGACGCGGACGCGAAAGTAGTCTTGACCGTCGGAACCGACTGCGCGGTCGGCAAGCGTACCACGACGTTCGAACTCTACCGCGCGGCAAAACGTGCCGGGCTGAATGCGGGGTGGGTCGCCACCGGCCAAACGGGAATCATGGTCGGCGCACACCGCGGAGTCGTCATCGACCGCGTCCCGGCGGATTTCACCGCCGGAGTCGTCGAAGACCTCGTATCCGCCGTCGCGGAAGACCAAGACATCGTTTTCGTGGAGGGACAGGCCGCACTCACCCATCGGGCCTACTCCGGAGTCACGCTTTCGCTCCTGCACGGCGCGTGGCCCGACGCCGTGGTGCTGGTCGCTGAACCAGACCGCGAACGACGAACTCACTTCGAACAGTGGCCGGTCGCGGGCATCGAGACGGAAATCGACCTCGTCACTGAACTGTCGGACGCGACAGTTGCGGGGATTTCGACGTGGACCGACCCGGAGAAAGCAGAGTATCCCGTTCCTGCCGCAAACGTCTACCACGAAAACGGGCCTGAAAACCTCCTTTCGTCGGTTCGAGAGGTGCTGTGA
- a CDS encoding dipeptide epimerase yields the protein MDNRTTIQNAAVSALDLPLREPFEISLGTQHHANNLLVTVETENATGYGEGSPLTPVTGETQEAALATARAAVELLEGKNLADYRELIAEVRATFPGMVSALFAVETAILDAYCRERKTPLSELFGGSPRPVTTDLTISILPPEEANDRATRAVEEGFDSLKIKTGTTVERDVARVEAVHDAAPDAELAVDANQGWTPKETIRFAEELESRGIDCSLVEQPVPADDVTGLARARNAVSFPVAADEAVFTPEDAIRVIREDAADVINVKLGKSGLLAAADIASIAEAANVELMVGCMLESAIGIHTSAHLVAGIGSFSHVDLDGNLLLAEDVISTERGPEISIGGPGHGITPE from the coding sequence ATGGACAATCGGACGACGATACAGAACGCCGCAGTCTCGGCGCTCGATTTGCCCCTCCGCGAGCCGTTCGAAATCTCGCTTGGGACACAGCACCACGCGAACAATCTGCTCGTGACGGTCGAAACCGAGAACGCGACCGGATACGGCGAAGGCTCACCACTTACGCCCGTCACGGGAGAAACGCAGGAGGCAGCGCTCGCAACTGCTCGCGCCGCCGTCGAACTGCTGGAAGGAAAAAATCTCGCGGACTACCGGGAACTGATTGCTGAAGTCCGCGCTACGTTTCCGGGGATGGTGTCGGCTCTGTTCGCCGTCGAAACCGCGATTCTGGATGCCTACTGCCGGGAACGGAAAACGCCCCTTTCGGAACTGTTCGGCGGGTCGCCACGGCCAGTCACGACCGACCTCACGATTTCGATTCTGCCGCCAGAGGAGGCGAACGACCGTGCCACTCGCGCGGTCGAGGAGGGATTCGACTCGCTGAAAATAAAAACCGGAACCACCGTCGAGCGCGACGTTGCCCGCGTCGAGGCGGTTCACGACGCCGCGCCGGACGCGGAACTGGCGGTTGACGCGAATCAGGGGTGGACACCCAAGGAGACGATTCGGTTCGCCGAGGAACTCGAATCGCGTGGCATCGACTGCTCGCTCGTAGAGCAACCGGTTCCCGCGGACGACGTGACTGGACTCGCCCGCGCCCGAAACGCGGTTTCGTTTCCTGTCGCGGCGGACGAGGCCGTGTTCACGCCGGAGGACGCGATTCGCGTGATTCGTGAAGATGCCGCGGATGTAATCAACGTCAAACTCGGGAAATCGGGACTGCTCGCGGCGGCGGACATCGCGTCGATTGCGGAGGCCGCGAACGTCGAGTTGATGGTTGGCTGTATGCTCGAAAGTGCGATTGGGATTCATACGAGCGCGCATCTCGTCGCCGGAATCGGGTCGTTCTCGCACGTCGATTTGGACGGGAATCTCCTACTCGCGGAGGATGTGATTTCGACGGAACGAGGGCCGGAGATTTCGATTGGTGGGCCGGGACACGGAATTACGCCCGAGTAG